In Methylotenera sp. L2L1, the following proteins share a genomic window:
- a CDS encoding M16 family metallopeptidase yields MPITVFANPSIKEFKLDNGLKVIVQEDHRAPVVVSQVWYRAGSLDEVNGKTGVAHVLEHMMFKGTKKVPAGQFSRLVAAAGGKENAFTSTDYTCYFQQLEKSHLPLSFRLEADRMANLQLSEAEFAKEIKVVMEERRWRTDDKPQSQVNEAFQGVVYRAHPYSRPVVGFMNDLENMTVEDAREWYNNWYAPNNATLVVVGDVKADEVYKLAKQHFGNLKPKVLPVRKPQVEPVQLGERRVVVKAPAKLPYVLMGFHVPPVTNPESDWEPYALEVLAGVLSGNPAARLNQSLVRDSQLAIDADAGYDLLARGRQSLFSLDGTPSEGKTVVELEQALLQEIEKIKKTGISQEELDRVKAGVIAADVYQRDSMFYQGMQLGTIETIGFSWKIIEDYPNKLRAVTAEQVQAVAKKYLHKDNLTIATLDPQPIDPNAKPQGKPHVH; encoded by the coding sequence ATGCCAATCACTGTGTTTGCCAATCCATCTATTAAAGAGTTCAAACTGGATAATGGCCTTAAGGTCATTGTGCAAGAGGATCATCGTGCGCCCGTTGTGGTGTCGCAGGTTTGGTATCGAGCCGGTAGTTTAGATGAAGTGAATGGTAAAACTGGTGTGGCACATGTGCTTGAGCATATGATGTTTAAAGGTACCAAAAAAGTACCAGCTGGCCAGTTTTCACGTTTAGTCGCTGCGGCAGGCGGTAAAGAAAATGCGTTTACCAGTACTGACTACACCTGCTATTTCCAACAGCTAGAAAAATCACATTTACCACTTTCATTCAGGCTAGAGGCTGACCGCATGGCGAATTTGCAACTGAGTGAAGCGGAGTTTGCTAAGGAAATCAAAGTGGTGATGGAAGAGCGCCGCTGGCGTACTGATGATAAGCCACAGTCGCAGGTGAATGAAGCGTTTCAAGGCGTTGTGTATCGTGCGCACCCGTACTCACGCCCTGTGGTTGGGTTTATGAATGACTTAGAAAACATGACGGTTGAAGATGCGCGTGAGTGGTATAACAATTGGTACGCACCTAACAACGCGACTTTAGTCGTGGTGGGCGATGTGAAAGCGGATGAGGTGTACAAGCTGGCAAAACAGCATTTTGGTAACTTGAAACCTAAAGTTTTGCCGGTACGTAAACCACAAGTAGAGCCTGTGCAATTAGGTGAGCGCCGAGTAGTGGTGAAGGCGCCAGCAAAGTTACCTTATGTATTGATGGGCTTTCATGTACCACCTGTCACTAACCCAGAATCTGATTGGGAGCCTTATGCCTTGGAGGTGTTGGCGGGCGTTTTAAGTGGTAACCCTGCAGCACGCTTAAATCAAAGCTTGGTAAGAGACTCGCAGTTAGCGATAGATGCAGATGCTGGTTATGATTTGCTAGCACGTGGCCGTCAAAGTCTATTTTCCTTAGATGGCACGCCTAGTGAAGGCAAAACTGTGGTTGAACTGGAACAGGCGCTATTGCAAGAAATCGAAAAAATCAAAAAAACAGGGATTTCACAAGAAGAGCTGGATCGCGTTAAAGCAGGCGTGATTGCTGCTGATGTTTATCAGCGTGACTCTATGTTTTATCAAGGGATGCAGCTCGGTACGATAGAAACGATAGGTTTCTCATGGAAAATAATAGAAGACTATCCAAACAAACTGCGTGCGGTGACTGCCGAACAAGTGCAGGCTGTGGCAAAAAAATACCTGCACAAAGATAACCTGACGATTGCGACATTAGACCCTCAACCGATTGATCCTAATGCAAAGCCACAGGGTAAGCCACACGTACATTAA